The following proteins are encoded in a genomic region of Terriglobia bacterium:
- a CDS encoding TlpA family protein disulfide reductase: MRRLPSTAALALLAALCVLPARTAGQAPAQNAPGPEATPSAKKAPTPPPAQTPEEDLQRAIDDAGNDRAALVRNFEAYLKKYPDSRRKTEIYRALVEASLQLRDAPRAAAYAEHIVALAPEDMSMTLVTIELLERAGDAEGLKRATSYASRLLDYLQRDASAEKSPRVSPQEWENERRRLRMTVLLLRGRLHLKQGARAEAARDFGESYALLPNAAAAEKLGEIAELQKDLDGAVTHYARAFALADAGDGEDHRQALRRKLGNAWRQGHASEDGLGAYLLRTYDETVQAARSAPPKRNPGAREPYDFTLRSLPDGPPLALASARGKIVVLSFWTTWCGPCRALEPHFARVAAEFRGDDGVLFLSANCDEDETLVRPYLVAEKMRTPAVFADGLDLLLGVDSFPTVIVLDRSGRIAYRAEGYAEDEFESSLAVAIRNALAAPLAAN; encoded by the coding sequence ATGCGGCGGCTTCCCTCCACGGCTGCACTCGCCCTCCTTGCCGCTCTTTGTGTGCTTCCTGCGCGCACTGCCGGGCAGGCTCCGGCGCAAAACGCGCCGGGACCAGAGGCCACTCCTTCCGCGAAGAAGGCACCCACACCTCCCCCGGCGCAAACTCCCGAGGAAGACCTGCAGCGTGCCATTGATGATGCGGGCAACGACCGCGCCGCGCTGGTGCGCAATTTCGAAGCCTACCTGAAGAAATATCCCGATAGCCGGCGCAAGACGGAGATCTACCGCGCGCTGGTGGAAGCCAGCCTGCAACTGCGGGACGCTCCCCGCGCCGCCGCTTATGCCGAGCACATCGTCGCGCTTGCGCCGGAAGACATGTCCATGACGCTGGTGACCATCGAACTTTTGGAACGCGCCGGCGACGCCGAGGGACTGAAGCGCGCCACCAGCTACGCCTCGCGCCTCCTGGACTACCTGCAGCGCGACGCTTCCGCCGAAAAGTCGCCGCGGGTTTCCCCGCAGGAGTGGGAGAACGAGCGGCGGCGCCTGCGCATGACCGTGCTGCTGCTGCGCGGAAGGCTGCATCTCAAACAGGGCGCTCGCGCCGAGGCCGCGCGCGATTTCGGAGAGAGTTACGCGCTGCTGCCCAATGCCGCGGCTGCGGAGAAGCTGGGCGAGATCGCCGAGCTGCAAAAAGACCTGGACGGCGCCGTCACGCACTATGCGCGCGCGTTCGCTCTCGCGGATGCGGGAGACGGCGAAGATCACCGCCAGGCCCTGCGCCGCAAGCTCGGCAACGCCTGGCGGCAGGGGCACGCCTCGGAAGACGGCTTGGGCGCATACCTGCTGCGCACCTATGACGAAACGGTGCAGGCGGCGCGCAGCGCTCCGCCAAAGCGCAATCCCGGCGCGCGCGAGCCCTATGATTTCACGCTGCGCAGCCTTCCGGATGGCCCGCCCCTGGCGCTCGCCAGCGCCCGCGGCAAGATCGTGGTGCTGAGCTTCTGGACCACTTGGTGCGGCCCCTGCCGGGCCCTTGAGCCGCATTTCGCCCGCGTCGCCGCGGAATTCCGCGGCGATGACGGAGTGCTTTTCCTCTCCGCCAACTGCGACGAGGACGAAACCCTCGTACGGCCCTATCTGGTTGCGGAAAAGATGCGGACGCCCGCGGTCTTTGCCGACGGCCTCGACCTCCTGCTGGGGGTGGACTCCTTTCCCACGGTGATCGTCCTGGACCGCTCGGGACGCATCGCCTACCGCGCCGAGGGCTACGCCGAAGACGAGTTCGAAAGCTCCCTCGCCGTCGCCATCCGCAACGCCCTCGCGGCCCCGCTCGCGGCCAACTGA